TTTGGAAATGTGTATTTAAAATTTGCAAGATCGAAATAATTGTTCGTGGTTGAATTAATAAATAAGTTTCGGGCTTGGAATACATCTGGGCGATGGGTTATTGGGCCTGGTGGATTGGACAAAGCCCGTTTGTAGGTCCAATTCAAGCCCGTTTTAGCCGCTGCTTGGGCTCGATTGTGATAATTGGGTCTCATTGGATAACTTGTTGTGGCTATTTTTGGAGGATGAACTCTAAGAGGCCTTAGTACTAAGTCAAATATCACACCGTTTCTACCTAAAATGccttttagaaatatatatatatatatataactatttACGATTTAACTCTCCTATGCTTTTACTCTCTTCTCATATTTTTGCTCTCATCCATCTTCTTGTTTAGGAACTCGCTACTTTGTTCCTACTTTTACTTCTATCTTCTTAGCTCTCACATATTCTTGCACTCAACGGCTTACTTTAAGAAAAACTTTGACTTAACTACCAActcttttattgtttttctctctcgttctcacatttttttttcctctcttgcGGTCTTGCTCTCTCCCTACTGCACTTAATCTTACTCTACAAATCCAAATTAAAACGAGGAAGAGAAGACTCGTAAATCTAATAAAAAATGTAGACAAatgaaaaggagaaaaaaattgaaaatcattttgtaaaattaatGGATGATGATGTAAtgcaaagttttttttttttaaaaaaaaaaaaacttaattttgaAAACGTGAATAAAAATACTTAAAAATGGGTCCTTTTAATATTGAGTtcaatttaatgaaaaaaatttatttgctatacatacatacatatatatatatatatacatatatatatattttgaaaataacacTCCAAATCTTTCAATCGAATATTATTTGTGGCGTGTGTTATTAAgcttgagaaagaaaaaaacacaatCCACTTGTGACCTCAAAAAAAATCTTCACAAACTTCTGTTTTCCTCCAATCTTAACGTAACAAATTCGCTGTCTAATGGACTAACGATTGAAATTAAGTTGTCCACCAACTCGTCTTCCCCATCAACCACACATTCTCTCTCTCAAATATCTTTCATTCATGTGGTTGatctaatattttctttttctttttattcacaaatcaaataaagtgtaatttttgaactatttttagaaaaatcgAGTGTAATAAGTTCttattttttaacaatttttgcCGTAAAGTGcaaatagtttgtatttttttttattgtccTTGAAATATCGGTAAATCaaataatcttttaaaaaaattattataaatagtaaaacatgtgaaaatatttacaaaatataatataaacttaaaaaaaaaactctaaaaaacACTCAAACATCTGTGGTTCAAAGCTgattttcataaaattaaacaaatttcaaaccaaataatatagattaaaataaaacaacaacatattgaaaataaataaaagattgagaaaatattatattttataatgcTTGAAAAGAAAATCCAATTAAAGAAGACTATGAAAGATGTAGATAACTTATTTAACTAACTAAGCTGAGTCAGACAATCCAAGAATAATGGATAAAATCAAATTCATCAACTTTTCcgaaaaaagaataaaacaaaaattatttatatttttttatttttttaaaaaaataataaagaaaacaaaaacactCAATCGGGAAATGCCAAATCTGGCCCACTCTGCCGAACCGATGCCATTACCTGTCCTCTTCTCCTTCAATACGGAATGATTCACATCCTTCTCCGACCAACAATCACGGCCAGAAAATTAAACCATCGTCGCCGATGGAAGCTTCTAACTTTATGCACAACAAATGGACTGCAACCGTCCTCGGAATTTGGATTCAATGCATCTGTGGCGCTTCCTACACCTTCAGCATCTATTCTTCCGCTCTCAAGTCCACCCAGTCCTACGATCAATCCACCCTCGACACCGTTTCCGTTTTCAAAGACATCGGCGCCAACGCCGGCATAATTTCCGGCTTTCTTTACTCCGCCGTCACTCCCCTTAACCCCCGTCGTGCCTTTGCCGGACCATGGATGGTCCACGCTGCGGGTGCGATTCAGTGGTTCCTTGGATATATTTTCATCTGGGCCGCTGTTTCTGGAGTGATCGATCGACCACCGGTGCCGGCGATGTGCTTCTTTATGTTTCTGGCTGCACATGCGCAAACGTTTTTTAATACGGCGAATGTGGTGACTGGTGTGCATAATTTTGCGAATTATAGTGGGACGATTGTGGGCATCATGAAGGTACCTACACAAACCCTTTATTGTTATTATGCAGATTGTTGGGACTATGGATTTTTCTGAACCCTGATTGTATTTTTCTGTGTGGGAGATTTGGTTATGGGGTACTATTTAGATCTATGTCCCTTGAGTGTTTAAGTGATGGAGATGAGCTTTGGTTAGATGGATTCATTCTTTACAAGAAATTTTATCTTGAAGCATAGAAATTGAAGAAGATGGTGGAACAACCAAACTAATTTGTCTTTCCTTATTGCTCTGTTCTTCTCTGCCATATTCTAATTTTGATCAAGAACGTGACCAAATCAAAACCCCAAGTAATTGTCTCACGGTGATCCTGGAAACAAGTGATCAAACATGTTATAGTTAGTTAAGTTGAACCAATAAACATAGTTGTTGTTAAAAATCAAATGGGTCTAGTTGATAAGGAAGTTGTTAGAATTAGTTTTGTGTACTAATTTCTAAACCCAGAAATTGATGGTGTTAAAGCTATATGGAAAAAGAAGATTAAATACTGTGCTGAACTATTTACTTTATAGGAGTCTAACGGTAACTTTCTTCTACTGATTCTCCTTTTTTCTGCGGAAAAGTGGGAATCAGTATCTGAATGGTTTCAAGGTTCTTATTTGACAAAGTGGGGCTCACTACTGCTTTCCTTTGGTGCAAAACTaagtacatttttttttctcactttAGCTTTTCTTATTTATTCTCCTATTGGAGGCTTTTCTTGTTGCAACTTTTTGGTTTTGGGTTTATTCTGTTATTTGTCTCGTCAATGGAAtgtttctatttaaaaaaaggGTTTTATTTGACTACGCTGTAGTTGCCTTTGGTGAATCTAAGAGCAGATTCCAAAGATTTTCCCCAGATTTTGTGTCTTGAATGTGCTATTTGTGAGTTCATATCTTGTGTCTCCTTTTTCTTGGATAGGGATATCTTGGTCTCAGTGGAGCATTGCTAATCCAAGTATATAATACGACTTGCAATGCAGATCCAAGCAATTTTCTCCTCATGCTGGCGGTTTTGCCCACAGTTCTTTCCATCATGTTCATGTGGTTTGTTAGAATTGACAAAACAGAGTCAAAAAACGAGATGAAACATTTGAACTCATTGTCTGCACTTGCTGTGATAGTTGCTTTTTACCTCATGGTTGTCATCATCTTGAACAACGCTTTCTCCCTCTCCTCATGGACTCGTTACTTCACATTCTCCATACTCTTGATTCTCCTTGCTGCTCCGCTTGGAATTGCCATTAATGCTCAGAAGGAGGACTTTAGAGGGTCACCTCCATCGTTAATCACTGAAGAAAGTCACGTCGTTAACAAACCCGAGCCTATAGATGCAGAGGATTCTGTTGAATATCATGAGTTGCCCAGGGAAGAGGACCAGATAATGGTTGTTTCCAACTCTAGAGCCCCTCAACCCATGAATGTCTTGGAAGCTATACGAACTATAAATTTCTGGTTGTTGTTTCTAGCCATGGTGTGTGGAATGGGTTCTGGATTAGCCACAATAAACAACATGAGCCAACTTGGTCAGTCTCTTGGTTACACAGCAACAGAAACGAAGACATTTGTTTCCTTATGGAGTATATGGAACTTTCTTGGACGTTTTGGAGCTGGTTACACCTCAGATTTTCTTTTCCACACATACGGTTGGGCAAGGCCATTGTTAATGGCAATTACTCTACTTATAATGAGCGGAGGCCACATCGTGATCGCATCAGGTTTCTCTGGGAATCTGTACGTGGGTTCAATTCTTGTTGGCATATGCTACGGCTCACAATGGTCTTTGATGCCTACAATCACTTCAGAGATATTTGGGTTAGAGCATATGGGTACTATTTTCAACACCATAGCCATAGCCAGCCCTTTGGGATCTTACATTTTTTCTGTTCGAGTTATCGGTTACATTTACGACCGAGAAGCTGCCGGAGAACATGGCGCCTGCTCTGGCACACACTGTTTTGTGGTATCGTTTCTTGTTATGGCCATCGTGGCTTTCTTGGGATTTCTTGTTGCTGCTGCACTCTTCTTTCGAACCCGGAGATTTTATCGACTGGCTCTGCAAAGAAGAGTGGAATGTCTTAGTTAAAGGTGTAAGAGAGAATTAGGATAAGTATGATGATTGCTTTTATAAAATCATGGAAGGATTTTGATCAGTGTAAAGAAATTTGTTGTCTTGCTTTGTCGAAGTTTTATACTCTTAAACACCATATCAGAGTGAGATGGAGTTATATTTGTAAACTTTGTATTGTATCATAGCTGATCGAGAGAACGTATCATTTTTGGCACAaatgtttcatttttttgttaataaaaaCTATGTTGGATAGTTTCGAAGTTCGTAGTTATCTTGGTAATGAAATGAGTACAATATGATCCACTCAtgaattaaaaaattttaattgataAAGTTATAAATAATatctaatatttttttcaagttgataagttcaaattttagttttatttttaaacgaaaTCTCAAATCGAATAATGTCTACAATTTGATAACATATAGATTTGGAGTATATATCACTTTTTTCATTACTTAAAGAAAGAATATCTTAAAACAATTGGGTAAAAACATAAACAGAAGAGACAATATGATTCGACACTTCTCTTTGATTCCACCACCGCTTGAAATGACGATTCACCGTTCCGTTTGGCATAATAATTCGCGGGAAATCGCGATAGACCCCGCATTGGATCGAATCGGAAAATTCCCAATCGATTGGGACAATTATCCTCCGGCAAGTTTACCATTAGTAGATACTGAAGACAAGCGTCAGCAAGATCGAAGATGATCCATGCAGAATTTGAGAGAGGATCTATAAGCTTCACACGACGAACCGAGAGAGGGAAGAGGAAGAGGGCAAATCGAGTTTAATTCAATGGAATTGGAATCAGATACTTCCGGCTTAAACAACAAATGGGTATCAACAGTCGCTAGCGTATGGATTCAATGCACCAGTGGATCTCTTTACACTTTCTCCATCTACTCCCAAACCCTCAAATCAACTCAGGGATACGATCAATCCACTTTGGATATTGTTTCTGTTTTTAAAGACATCGGTGTCAATTGTGGTGTCCTTGCGGGATTTCTCTACTACTTTGCCACCACCCATGGTGGTCGTCCTGGTCCGTGGATTGTTCACTTCGCCGGTGCGATTCAGTGCTTCTTGGGGTACTTTTTTATCTGGGCTGCCGTTTATGGGGTCTTCCATCGGCCGCCGGTTCCCGTTATGTGCCTTTTCATGTTGGTGGCTGCTCATGCTCAGAGCTTCTTCAACACGGCTAACGTTGTCACTGGGGTTCGAAATTTCCCCCGTTATAGTGGGACGATTGTTGGAATCATGAAGGTAAATCTTCCTGTGTTTGAAATTCGATCAACATGATTATGGGTTTCGATAAATGTGGACACGACTTGGTTTATGTATCTTGAATATGTAATTAGGGCGTTCAGCCCTGGTTTATTGAGTTCATTTAGTCTAAAAATCATCCTGAAGAAGTTCAATTGTTGCGGAGTAGCGCTGGGAATGGAAATTTAGAACCATGTTTtctcaagaaaaatattattggttgtgACCAGATCACAGCTTCTCCCCTTTATACCGTTCACATGTATTCCATTCTCTCGAGGTCAGAGGTTCAATACTACAAAAATTTAGAACCATTACTTTGAACACGTGTAGTTGGTTGCTAGTTTGTTGACCTTCACTTCTTTCATTAAACCTCCCAAGAAGAAGAGGTGTATCATTGAGGTGACGTTCACAATATTTTCTAgcgaatgtttttttttttttttctcctcttaTTCTTTTGACATATTGCATTCTCACATTTGAGAGAGTTTATAACTGGCATGGTATTTGATTATTGGGGATCTCAATCGATACTGGTTTGGATTTTATTTTGAACACTCAATATTGTTCATTTTGACGCCAGGGGTTTCTTGGTTTGAGTGGAGCAATATTGATTCAAATATACGAGACAATATTTAATGGACAACCTACTTCGTTTCTTCTAATGCTGGCGCTGCTACCAACCCTTAATTCCTTATTGTGTATGTGGTTCGTGAGAATTCACCATGTTGATGATGGAATTGAAAAAGAGCATCTGAATACCTTATCCATAATTACTCTGGTCATTGCTACTTACCTTATGATCAAGATAGTTCTAGAGCATATTTTCACCTTCCAATTCCCTCTACATGTCGCTACATTTATTCTACTTTTGATGTTGCTTGCATCTCCTCTATATATTGCAATTAGAGCCCAACAGAGAGAGTCCAGAAGGACTTTGCACCCTTCTTTCGCAGAGAGTGACCAGCTGATTGGTCGTCACAATCGAGAGACTTTGGATTTTGACCATGAACGGGGAAGGGAATCTGAAGAAAGCCTGACTCTCATTCAAGCTTTATACACAATAGACTTTTGGATATTGTTTTTTGCAACTGCTTGTGGCATGGGAACAGGGTTAGCTACAGTGAATAATATGAGTCAGATAGGGTTATCTCTCGGTTACACAAGCTCGGAGATAAACACTTTGGTTTCCTTGTGGAGCATTTGGAATTTTTTTGGTCGTTTTGGAGCTGGGTATGTGTCGGATTATTATCTGCATGCCAAAGGATGGGCTAGGCCATTGTTCATGTTCATCACTCTAACGACCATGAGCATTGGACATGTAGTGATTGCCTCGGGCCTGCCTGGTGCTCTCTTTGCTGGTTCAATAGTAGTGGGTGTTTGTTATGGGTCTCAGTGGTCACTAATGCCAACAATTACTTCTGAAATATTTGGTGTTCTACACATGGGTACTATATTCAATGCCATAACAGTAGCAAGCCCTGTTGGATCTTATTTATTTTCAGTAAGAGTTGTTGGGTATATATATGACAAGGAAGCATCAAGTGAAGGAGATGCTTGTATTGGAACTTACTGCTTCATGTTGTCATTTTTTATTATGGCTTTTGCCACTCTCTTGGGCTCTTTCGCAGCCCTTGGCTTATTTTTCTGGAGAAGAAGTTTCTACGATCAAGTTGTTATCAGAAGGCTGCAGCACCCATCAAATGGATAAAAAATAAATACCGCAATGGTATATACAAAGGGAATTTTGGAGGTTTTTCCTGGTTGCTGCTAATAAGGTAATTGCTTGATGTACCATCATTTTTCCTTTCTTAGATTGTTGTAGGTCGATTTATTATGTTGGGACTTTGGAGGAAAAACAATATCATGCGTTAGCATACCTGCAGAGGTAGGCATATGTGCACAATCATCTATACTTAAGTGTTTACTACAAATAAGAACACAAATTATTTAACATTCTTAGGGAAGAAATGATCGAATTAGAGTTCCCTTGTGGTGTGATTTGTCTGGCTGGTGATGAAACCGTTATTATATTAAATCTCATTGACAGTAGAAAATGAGAATAACAGGAATGTGAAGGTTCAAGAATTGAGCAAGTAATTTTACCTTGAAATCTGTTgtgaattttatcttttaatccACTAATGGACGTGCAATTTTATTTGCCGGGGAAAATGATGGATTCGTTAAACTATACTTACAGGCAAGTTTTTGCTATTGGGGCTCACATTTGACCACACCGTCGACACTTCAATGGGTCCCATTTAAGGCAGCTTCATTCGGGAATGTGCCTAGTTATACATTACTCACCCATTAGTTCTTCGAAAACCTCGTGATATTTTTTGTCTATTGTTTTATACGTTAATAACCCCCATTAGTTTCTTCTTCCTCGTGTTAATTCCTTTTCCACTTTCATTTTGTCAGCGAGTgtcattcttttttcttcattatGTTCGTTTCTTTAGCAACTTTATATATAAGAAAGTTTACAGTCGGTCTTGTTTATATGCTTAAAAGCTACCTGTTGGAGAATATTATTTGACATTTTGTAGTATATTTTGCATTACATAAGCATAACCTGGCTTTCTGTGTGCTTTGCACCTTAAAAACGTGTTGTATAGAATAATGTTTTCTTGAATGTAATTCTTTTAACATTACCCAAGCAAGAACCGTTTAAACCAATTATGTTTCCACTTTTTGGATGAAGTCATTGTAGTTGAATCTCCAGTTTTTTAGGTCGGCATCCATCCAAGCTCGTAGGACTCATATGCATGCAACATATGTCGTGAAGCAAGAATCAGCCAGAATGGAGGACTCTTACATGGTTCTGTCAATAAAGCCTCTAGTTCACTTGATTGAGAACAGAGTTCAGGGTTGGCCAAGTGCAGGAGAAAGGAGTTTCATACTTTCAAAGCACGAACTAAAATGTAAACAGGGTATTCTTCTGGGATTCTTGCCAAAATTTGGAGCCATCCAGCTCGGACTCACTTTGCTTCTGTAGTTGGAAGTCCTTTACCATTACCATTTATTCATTGAGTTGTAAAGAAGTAAATAATCTATTAAGCTATGTCTGTAGTAGTAATCTGAGGAGGAAAGAATCTCTGCTGATCTTGTTTGCTGCTCGAGTCATTTACTGTCATGTAAATAGTTGGCTATTATATTGCCTGGTAGTGTGAAGAATTTGTCATCAGAAAAGCGTGTTTATAATGTGTAGGAATATGAATACACTAGGTGATGGGTAAATAAAGCAACAATTTACAAAAGTTGCACAATCAAATTCCATTTGATTTCTAGCGACAAGTTACATTATGATCATACATTATCCTTAAACAGACGAATGAAAAGAGTGAATGATTGACTGCCACAATAACTCTGAgccacaaaaaaagaaataaaaaaggggaaaaagagAATAATTGTAAAAGAGCTGCTACCAACAGATGCGAAGATGTAAAAAAGTGAGAAACTTTGATTATATTCAATTGTTCAAGCCAAACTTCATAGGCATGGATTGATTGAATTGAAGCCAACGACAATTGATCCTAAAAATGGCTTTTCATTCACTTTGTAATTTAAGTTGCAATTCTATCCAGATTCTCAAActtaaaataacaataaatattagactcttatatattttttaggaTTCAATTTTAGTATTCACGTGAGTTTGAATATTCGGATTTCACAATTGAAAGTTTGAGAGAATTACAACTATCACAGTAGATTTTACGATTTGCTCAACTTATATTGGAACAAAGAAATAGAGGATAATCATATTTACATAACTTGATTTAAACTCATGGTTATGATGAGTTTTAAAAGCTCATCACAAGTTGGGATGCTTGGCTTCATCACTCTTGGGTGACGAAACTCAAATGAAAAAATTGTTTGATGACATACCTTTTAGAGAAGCTCCTATATTCAAGCAAATATAATTCTAGCATAGAAGGAAAGATTCTTCAAAGCAGATGCATATTAACTTGATCTTCCTTGAGTAAATCCAGAT
The sequence above is drawn from the Cucumis melo cultivar AY chromosome 2, USDA_Cmelo_AY_1.0, whole genome shotgun sequence genome and encodes:
- the LOC103493962 gene encoding protein NUCLEAR FUSION DEFECTIVE 4, with translation MEASNFMHNKWTATVLGIWIQCICGASYTFSIYSSALKSTQSYDQSTLDTVSVFKDIGANAGIISGFLYSAVTPLNPRRAFAGPWMVHAAGAIQWFLGYIFIWAAVSGVIDRPPVPAMCFFMFLAAHAQTFFNTANVVTGVHNFANYSGTIVGIMKGYLGLSGALLIQVYNTTCNADPSNFLLMLAVLPTVLSIMFMWFVRIDKTESKNEMKHLNSLSALAVIVAFYLMVVIILNNAFSLSSWTRYFTFSILLILLAAPLGIAINAQKEDFRGSPPSLITEESHVVNKPEPIDAEDSVEYHELPREEDQIMVVSNSRAPQPMNVLEAIRTINFWLLFLAMVCGMGSGLATINNMSQLGQSLGYTATETKTFVSLWSIWNFLGRFGAGYTSDFLFHTYGWARPLLMAITLLIMSGGHIVIASGFSGNLYVGSILVGICYGSQWSLMPTITSEIFGLEHMGTIFNTIAIASPLGSYIFSVRVIGYIYDREAAGEHGACSGTHCFVVSFLVMAIVAFLGFLVAAALFFRTRRFYRLALQRRVECLS
- the LOC103493961 gene encoding protein NUCLEAR FUSION DEFECTIVE 4-like, whose product is MELESDTSGLNNKWVSTVASVWIQCTSGSLYTFSIYSQTLKSTQGYDQSTLDIVSVFKDIGVNCGVLAGFLYYFATTHGGRPGPWIVHFAGAIQCFLGYFFIWAAVYGVFHRPPVPVMCLFMLVAAHAQSFFNTANVVTGVRNFPRYSGTIVGIMKGFLGLSGAILIQIYETIFNGQPTSFLLMLALLPTLNSLLCMWFVRIHHVDDGIEKEHLNTLSIITLVIATYLMIKIVLEHIFTFQFPLHVATFILLLMLLASPLYIAIRAQQRESRRTLHPSFAESDQLIGRHNRETLDFDHERGRESEESLTLIQALYTIDFWILFFATACGMGTGLATVNNMSQIGLSLGYTSSEINTLVSLWSIWNFFGRFGAGYVSDYYLHAKGWARPLFMFITLTTMSIGHVVIASGLPGALFAGSIVVGVCYGSQWSLMPTITSEIFGVLHMGTIFNAITVASPVGSYLFSVRVVGYIYDKEASSEGDACIGTYCFMLSFFIMAFATLLGSFAALGLFFWRRSFYDQVVIRRLQHPSNG